One Acidimicrobiales bacterium DNA segment encodes these proteins:
- a CDS encoding NAD(P)/FAD-dependent oxidoreductase, with amino-acid sequence MSDESTAPGPVEEVASAPRDVEVVVIGAGPAGLTAAYQFHKYGIASVILEADDVVGGISRSPERDGWRFDIGGHRFFTKVQEVEDLWHEILPAEDFLLRPRKSRIFYDGKFFDYPLKASNALKNLGLVEAVRCVASYAWARVRPPKDQTNYEGWLVARFGWRLYRTFFKTYTEKVWGVPVSSMPADWAAQRVKELSLGKAIVNALLPKRNQKEIASLIEEFQYPKYGPGMMWEVCREKVEAQGSKVHMETAVTRVRHEGGRAVEVTATTADGGTTTYPADHVISSMPISALLTAMDPPVPDEVRAAAEALAYRDFLTVALVVPEDDVPWTDNWIYVHDPRVEVGRIQNFGSWSPYLVKEGRNVLGLEFFVFEGDRMWCSSDEDLVEQGKRELAALDLVDPERVETGYVVRMPKAYPTYDEHYQDNVKVLRRWLERHAPNVHPVGRNGMFRYNNQDHSMFTAMLTVENIVSGAGHDIWEVNVEEEYHETLSETSTARGPIGDGTRGTGRDAPVIARADVERARAERGAPGA; translated from the coding sequence ATGAGCGACGAGAGCACCGCCCCCGGACCGGTCGAGGAGGTCGCCTCGGCCCCCCGGGACGTCGAGGTGGTGGTGATCGGGGCCGGGCCCGCGGGCCTGACCGCGGCCTACCAGTTCCACAAGTACGGCATCGCCTCGGTCATCCTGGAAGCCGACGACGTGGTGGGCGGCATCAGCCGCAGCCCCGAGCGGGACGGCTGGCGCTTCGACATCGGCGGCCACCGCTTCTTCACCAAGGTGCAGGAGGTGGAGGACCTGTGGCACGAGATCCTCCCGGCCGAGGACTTCCTGCTCCGGCCGCGCAAGAGCCGGATCTTCTACGACGGCAAGTTCTTCGACTACCCGCTCAAGGCCTCCAACGCCCTCAAGAACCTGGGCCTGGTCGAGGCCGTGCGCTGCGTGGCCTCCTACGCCTGGGCCCGCGTCCGGCCCCCCAAGGACCAGACCAACTACGAGGGCTGGCTGGTGGCCCGCTTCGGGTGGCGGCTGTACCGCACGTTCTTCAAGACCTACACCGAGAAGGTGTGGGGGGTGCCGGTCAGCTCCATGCCCGCCGACTGGGCGGCCCAGCGGGTCAAGGAGCTGTCGCTGGGCAAGGCCATCGTCAACGCCCTGCTGCCCAAGCGGAACCAGAAGGAGATCGCCTCCCTCATCGAGGAGTTCCAGTACCCCAAGTACGGCCCCGGGATGATGTGGGAGGTGTGCCGGGAGAAGGTGGAGGCCCAGGGGTCCAAGGTCCACATGGAGACCGCGGTGACCCGGGTCCGCCACGAGGGGGGGCGGGCCGTCGAGGTCACGGCCACCACCGCGGACGGGGGGACCACCACCTACCCGGCCGACCACGTCATCTCCTCCATGCCCATCTCGGCCCTGCTCACGGCCATGGACCCGCCGGTGCCGGACGAGGTGCGGGCCGCGGCCGAGGCCCTGGCCTACCGCGACTTCCTGACCGTGGCCCTGGTGGTGCCCGAGGACGACGTGCCCTGGACCGACAACTGGATCTACGTCCACGACCCCCGGGTCGAGGTGGGCCGCATCCAGAACTTCGGCTCCTGGTCGCCCTACCTGGTCAAGGAGGGGCGCAACGTGCTGGGCCTGGAGTTCTTCGTGTTCGAGGGCGACCGCATGTGGTGCTCGTCCGACGAGGACCTGGTCGAGCAGGGCAAGCGCGAGCTGGCCGCCCTGGACCTGGTCGACCCCGAACGGGTCGAGACCGGCTACGTGGTGCGGATGCCCAAGGCCTATCCCACCTACGACGAGCACTACCAGGACAACGTGAAGGTGCTGCGCCGCTGGCTGGAGCGACACGCCCCCAACGTCCACCCCGTGGGCCGCAACGGCATGTTCCGGTACAACAACCAGGACCACTCGATGTTCACGGCCATGCTCACGGTCGAGAACATCGTCTCCGGCGCCGGGCACGACATCTGGGAGGTGAACGTGGAGGAGGAGTACCACGAGACCCTCTCGGAGACCTCCACCGCCCGGGGCCCCATCGGCGACGGCACCCGGGGCACGGGCCGCGACGCCCCGGTGATCGCCCGGGCCGACGTGGAGCGGGCCCGGGCCGAGCGGGGCGCCCCCGGCGCCTGA
- a CDS encoding acyltransferase: MHPRPAPPRRAHFPGFEGLRALAASAVVVYHAVTLAGSAATGRLYTPVSVLDMGVSVFFVISGFLIYRPFVAAGAEGREPAGPLRFWWRRVLRIVPAYWLALSVLWGLGWVDLGPQPWRFYLFLQIYDAYTTLSGIVPAWSLNTEMSFYLFVPLWAFLVRKVATVRRGAGRGRPSVALEVGGTVALVVAGYLSRAVMSDVDRVWAVGGEGQVVTMREVSFSWLPNTIDLFALGMLVAVLSVAAARDDRLRARLDRLAQPAGLWWAVAAGAWLVFAYGLGEPSLNGGYRGGYWQARQACFGVVAVALLVPAVFGDQDRGLIRRVLRMRPVAWLGAVSYGLYLWHQDLLERIPGWLDRPPSEVPVALLLAGAFALGLLAAAVSWYGLEKPLARVRRQVAATSPS; the protein is encoded by the coding sequence GTGCATCCACGGCCGGCGCCCCCGCGGCGGGCCCACTTCCCCGGCTTCGAGGGGCTGCGGGCCCTGGCCGCCAGCGCCGTTGTCGTCTACCACGCCGTGACCCTGGCCGGCTCGGCCGCCACCGGCCGGCTCTACACCCCGGTGTCGGTGCTGGACATGGGGGTCTCGGTGTTCTTCGTGATCTCCGGGTTCCTCATCTACCGGCCCTTCGTCGCCGCCGGCGCCGAGGGCCGGGAGCCGGCCGGGCCGCTGCGGTTCTGGTGGCGGCGGGTGCTGCGCATCGTGCCCGCCTACTGGCTGGCCCTCAGCGTCCTGTGGGGCCTGGGGTGGGTCGACCTCGGCCCCCAGCCCTGGCGCTTCTACCTGTTCCTCCAGATCTACGACGCCTACACCACCCTGAGCGGCATCGTGCCGGCCTGGAGCCTGAACACGGAGATGAGCTTCTACCTGTTCGTGCCCCTGTGGGCCTTCCTGGTCCGGAAGGTGGCGACGGTCCGGCGGGGGGCGGGCCGGGGCCGGCCCTCGGTGGCCCTGGAGGTGGGCGGCACCGTGGCCCTGGTGGTCGCCGGCTACCTCTCCCGGGCCGTCATGTCCGATGTCGACCGGGTGTGGGCCGTGGGCGGCGAGGGCCAGGTCGTCACCATGCGCGAGGTCTCCTTCTCCTGGTTGCCCAACACCATCGACCTGTTCGCCCTGGGCATGCTGGTGGCCGTCCTGTCGGTGGCCGCGGCCCGGGACGACCGGCTGCGGGCCCGCCTCGACCGCCTGGCCCAGCCGGCCGGGCTGTGGTGGGCGGTGGCGGCCGGGGCCTGGCTGGTCTTCGCCTACGGCCTGGGCGAGCCCTCCCTCAACGGCGGCTACCGGGGCGGCTACTGGCAGGCCCGCCAGGCCTGCTTCGGGGTGGTGGCCGTGGCCCTCCTGGTGCCGGCCGTGTTCGGCGACCAGGACCGGGGCCTGATCCGCCGGGTGCTGCGGATGCGGCCCGTGGCCTGGCTGGGGGCCGTGTCCTACGGGCTCTACCTGTGGCACCAGGACCTGCTGGAGCGCATCCCCGGGTGGCTGGACCGGCCCCCGTCGGAGGTGCCGGTGGCCCTGCTGCTGGCCGGGGCCTTCGCCCTCGGGCTGCTGGCCGCCGCGGTCAGCTGGTACGGCCTGGAGAAGCCCCTGGCCCGGGTCCGCCGCCAGGTGGCGGCCACCTCCCCCTCCTGA
- a CDS encoding glycosyltransferase family 39 protein — MPSSTETVDGPGAGPGPWPDVAVPALRPRWGRVVDGAAVAGVALAGVVLRVVQRSPLWLDEALSANIAELPLGDIAGALRRDGHPPLYYVLLHGWQEVVGDTATAARLLSGAIGLALVPLAWVAAGRIGGRRAAWAAVLLVALNPFVLRYATEARMYELVMVLALAGWLVADRALHRPTAGRLAALTALTGALLWTHYWGIWLTAAAGVGLLARAGLAQRRGEAGRRTASLRVAAALVVGAATFLPWLPNLLYQSAHTGTPWALPSVPTETVASSLLDLAGGNAGESVLLAMALVVLVLLGLFGRPAAGSRIELDLRTRPEARRLALLVAGTLAVATVASYAAQAAYASRYFAVVAPLVLVLAGVGAARISGPVAFRVVLAGVLLLGAVAGVRAAVSDPRTQAGEIARAIEAEGPAAAPDGPLVLVCPDQLGPALGRELPPGTDIATYPEFARPELVDWVDYTDRVAAADPLAFAEEALRRAGPRDVWLVWSGQYRTHVGTCEDLAVGLQRGRPAGVPVVVPDPDAYEAANAHRYPGG, encoded by the coding sequence GTGCCCTCCTCCACCGAGACCGTGGACGGGCCCGGCGCCGGGCCGGGACCCTGGCCCGACGTGGCCGTGCCGGCCCTGCGCCCCCGGTGGGGCCGGGTCGTGGACGGGGCCGCGGTGGCCGGCGTGGCCCTGGCCGGGGTGGTCCTGCGGGTGGTGCAGCGCTCCCCGCTGTGGCTCGATGAGGCCCTGAGCGCCAACATCGCCGAGCTCCCCCTGGGCGACATCGCCGGGGCCCTGCGCCGCGACGGCCACCCGCCCCTCTACTACGTGCTCCTCCACGGCTGGCAGGAGGTGGTGGGCGACACCGCCACCGCGGCCCGGCTGCTCTCCGGCGCCATCGGCCTGGCCCTGGTCCCGCTGGCCTGGGTGGCGGCCGGGCGCATCGGGGGGCGCCGGGCGGCCTGGGCCGCCGTCCTCCTGGTGGCCCTCAACCCGTTCGTGCTGCGCTACGCCACCGAGGCCCGCATGTACGAGCTGGTCATGGTGCTGGCCCTGGCCGGGTGGCTGGTGGCCGACCGGGCCCTGCACCGGCCCACCGCCGGCCGGCTGGCCGCCCTGACCGCCCTCACCGGGGCGCTGCTGTGGACCCACTACTGGGGGATCTGGCTCACCGCCGCGGCCGGCGTCGGCCTGCTGGCCCGGGCCGGCCTGGCCCAGCGGCGGGGGGAGGCGGGGCGGCGCACCGCTTCCCTGCGGGTGGCCGCGGCCCTGGTCGTCGGGGCCGCCACCTTCCTGCCCTGGCTGCCCAACCTCCTCTACCAGTCGGCCCACACCGGCACGCCGTGGGCCCTGCCCTCGGTCCCCACCGAGACGGTGGCCAGCTCGCTGCTGGACCTGGCCGGCGGCAACGCCGGGGAGTCGGTGCTGCTGGCCATGGCCCTGGTGGTCCTGGTGCTGCTGGGCCTGTTCGGCCGCCCGGCCGCGGGGTCCCGCATCGAGCTGGACCTGCGCACCCGGCCCGAGGCGCGCCGCCTGGCCCTGCTGGTGGCCGGCACCCTGGCCGTGGCCACCGTGGCCTCGTACGCGGCCCAGGCCGCCTACGCCAGCCGCTACTTCGCGGTGGTGGCGCCCCTGGTGCTGGTCCTGGCCGGGGTGGGGGCGGCCCGCATCAGCGGGCCGGTGGCCTTCCGGGTGGTGCTGGCCGGGGTCCTGCTGCTCGGCGCGGTGGCCGGGGTGCGGGCCGCGGTGAGCGACCCCCGCACCCAGGCCGGCGAGATCGCCCGCGCCATCGAGGCCGAGGGCCCGGCCGCGGCCCCGGACGGGCCGCTGGTGCTGGTCTGCCCGGACCAGCTGGGCCCGGCGCTGGGCCGGGAGCTCCCACCCGGCACCGACATCGCCACCTACCCCGAGTTCGCCCGGCCCGAGCTGGTCGACTGGGTGGACTACACCGATCGCGTGGCCGCCGCCGACCCCCTGGCCTTCGCCGAGGAGGCCCTGCGCCGGGCCGGCCCCCGCGACGTGTGGTTGGTGTGGTCGGGCCAGTACCGGACCCACGTCGGCACGTGCGAGGACCTGGCCGTCGGCCTGCAGCGGGGTCGCCCGGCCGGGGTGCCGGTGGTGGTCCCCGACCCCGACGCCTACGAGGCGGCCAACGCCCACCGCTACCCGGGCGGCTGA
- a CDS encoding aminotransferase class I/II-fold pyridoxal phosphate-dependent enzyme → MRYRRMPIEVESPEQMGYDTIAHNLSESSVADRRLSDLGLDLDLDALVLCYGDHLGDPLLREAVASAADGITAADVLVTPGAASALFCLATAVLEPGDHAVVVRTNYATNLETPRAIGADLDVVDLAWDEGWRLDVDRVAALVERGRTRLISVTCPHNPTGTVLAPDDLHRLVALAESSGAVLLVDETYRDLAHGAPLPLAASLSPRVVSVSSMSKAYGLPGLRVGWTACTDPALSETLLAAKEQAVICGATIDEHVAGRVLAERDRILPPIRADVAERLAVVQAWIDGQGTFEWVAPGGGVVGLVRFRPEVVVDVDAFHTGLLADHGTYVGPGHWFELDDRHFRLGFGWPTRADLDAGLTGLTAAAAMACR, encoded by the coding sequence GTGCGCTACCGCCGGATGCCCATCGAGGTCGAGTCGCCCGAGCAGATGGGCTACGACACCATCGCCCACAACCTGTCCGAGAGCTCGGTGGCCGACCGCCGGCTGTCGGACCTGGGCCTCGACCTGGACCTGGACGCGCTGGTCCTCTGCTACGGGGACCACCTGGGCGATCCCCTCCTGCGGGAGGCGGTGGCCTCGGCCGCCGACGGGATCACGGCCGCCGACGTCCTGGTCACGCCGGGGGCCGCCTCGGCCCTGTTCTGCCTGGCCACCGCGGTCCTCGAGCCCGGGGACCATGCCGTGGTGGTGCGCACCAACTACGCCACCAACCTGGAGACGCCGCGGGCCATCGGCGCCGACCTGGACGTCGTCGACCTGGCCTGGGACGAGGGCTGGCGCCTGGACGTGGACCGGGTGGCCGCCCTGGTGGAGCGGGGACGGACCCGCCTGATCAGCGTCACCTGCCCCCACAACCCCACCGGCACGGTGCTGGCCCCCGACGACCTCCACCGCCTGGTGGCCCTGGCCGAGAGCAGCGGGGCCGTGCTCCTGGTGGACGAGACCTACCGCGACCTGGCCCACGGCGCGCCCCTCCCCCTGGCCGCCTCCCTCTCGCCCCGGGTGGTGAGCGTGAGCTCGATGTCCAAGGCCTACGGCCTGCCGGGCCTGCGGGTGGGCTGGACCGCCTGCACCGACCCGGCGCTGTCCGAGACGCTGCTGGCGGCCAAGGAGCAGGCCGTCATCTGCGGGGCCACCATCGACGAGCACGTGGCCGGCCGGGTGCTGGCCGAGCGCGACCGCATCCTGCCCCCCATCCGGGCCGACGTGGCCGAGCGCCTGGCCGTGGTCCAGGCCTGGATCGACGGCCAGGGCACCTTCGAGTGGGTGGCCCCCGGCGGCGGGGTGGTGGGGCTGGTCCGGTTCCGGCCCGAGGTCGTCGTCGACGTCGACGCGTTCCACACCGGCCTCCTGGCCGACCACGGCACCTACGTCGGCCCCGGGCACTGGTTCGAGCTCGACGACCGACACTTCCGCCTCGGCTTCGGCTGGCCCACCCGGGCCGACCTGGACGCCGGCCTGACCGGCCTCACCGCGGCCGCCGCCATGGCCTGCCGGTAG
- a CDS encoding glycosyltransferase family 39 protein produces the protein MPVAVAASRDATAPRRGGGLPEGREDPGPASVAPAPATTAGERGLVALGLVGAFAVSWAAGRSGAATTDLGRLLGRLDGSLALLLLVAGALAQRSVTARALAAAPVPSPVAGWRLLLRRVLVPWWVVVTVATFGYPTAAGQVVPTDTATPTWIHVVREWLLLSPLGRAEAGTPWPPAGAGRLGHAWVLTTAVLLWLLLPAWERLLRSAGARLAGSGSRRWGPVELAAGAGAGLALVGLALRVAVATTGPGAWSAVARVAPPAQLDVIGAGLALGALVAGARVGVGPLAHGAGTTVRAAAPRLGAVTALALLVGAAGPQAGSLLDTGGAVATLVARAGLVLVGAALVLWALLPAAHDGPPAWAAARDRAGRWGAPVALGAFLVVPLAAQLWATRAGGPPGTQRLGPMVLATVLGSLAGGAALAAAGRRLFGPRGERRLNPFAARLAVVTSGALAWRLLTLVSINRRNPDGGDPFFYHHQANMLADRIGYSEPFRWVEQGIAVPSAIHPPLLSTWLAAGSLLGARTFLAHKLLTTLVGVAVVVVAALVARRLAGDRAALVTAVLVAAYPNLWVIDGALWPEGVYATGIGLAVLAAYRWWEHPDLRRAAVLGAVVGVAALARGEALFLFPLLVAPVVLRRRGLPLGAKVRAGLAAGACGLLVLVPWSARNLAAFDQPVLLSTNSDEVLYYANCPDSYGLPDPHAPAGTEGAQVAGQLGYWSFNCQQRERARAGQPVTDSVAADRYQRCLGDRAGEVPYGVVPGEPPGNEAEKARYWRCLGLSYATGHLDRLPAVVAARLGRELDVYHLDDGLNALKFEGRPEGAALAGRWAWWALAPAGLAGWLVLRRRRVLVLPLVALGLMVLATTVYAYGAIRFRTPLELGLLIGAGVLVDHLLRRRGRPESAGPAESVADEEGAR, from the coding sequence GTGCCCGTCGCTGTCGCCGCCTCCCGGGACGCCACCGCGCCCCGGCGGGGAGGCGGTCTCCCGGAGGGCCGAGAGGACCCGGGTCCGGCGTCGGTGGCCCCCGCTCCGGCCACCACGGCCGGCGAGCGGGGCCTGGTGGCCCTGGGCCTGGTGGGGGCGTTCGCGGTGAGCTGGGCCGCCGGGCGCTCGGGGGCGGCGACCACCGACCTGGGCCGCCTGCTGGGCCGGCTCGACGGCAGCCTGGCCCTGCTCCTCCTGGTCGCCGGCGCCCTGGCCCAGCGGTCGGTGACGGCCCGGGCCCTGGCCGCCGCGCCGGTGCCCTCGCCGGTGGCGGGCTGGCGCCTGCTGCTGCGCCGGGTCCTGGTGCCGTGGTGGGTGGTGGTCACCGTGGCCACCTTCGGCTACCCCACGGCCGCCGGCCAGGTCGTCCCCACCGACACCGCCACCCCCACCTGGATCCACGTGGTCCGGGAGTGGCTGCTGCTCTCGCCGCTGGGCCGGGCCGAGGCCGGCACCCCGTGGCCCCCGGCCGGGGCCGGGCGCCTGGGCCACGCCTGGGTGCTGACCACCGCCGTGCTGCTGTGGCTCCTGCTCCCGGCCTGGGAGCGCCTCCTGCGGTCCGCCGGGGCCCGGCTGGCCGGCTCGGGCTCCCGCCGGTGGGGGCCGGTGGAGCTGGCCGCCGGCGCCGGCGCCGGCCTCGCCCTGGTCGGCCTGGCCCTGCGGGTGGCCGTGGCCACCACCGGGCCCGGGGCCTGGTCGGCGGTGGCCCGGGTCGCGCCTCCGGCCCAGCTCGACGTGATCGGGGCCGGCCTGGCCCTGGGGGCCCTGGTGGCCGGGGCCCGGGTCGGTGTCGGTCCCCTGGCCCACGGGGCGGGGACCACGGTGCGGGCCGCCGCCCCCCGCCTGGGGGCGGTGACGGCCCTGGCCCTGCTGGTGGGCGCGGCCGGTCCCCAGGCCGGCAGCCTGCTCGACACGGGGGGGGCGGTGGCCACCCTGGTGGCCCGCGCCGGCCTGGTGCTGGTGGGCGCGGCCCTGGTCCTGTGGGCTCTCCTCCCCGCCGCCCACGACGGGCCCCCGGCCTGGGCCGCGGCCCGGGACCGGGCCGGCCGGTGGGGGGCGCCGGTGGCCCTGGGCGCCTTCCTGGTCGTGCCGCTGGCCGCCCAGCTGTGGGCCACCCGGGCCGGCGGCCCGCCCGGCACCCAGCGGCTGGGGCCGATGGTGCTGGCGACCGTCCTCGGCTCCCTGGCCGGCGGGGCGGCCCTGGCCGCCGCCGGCCGGCGCCTGTTCGGGCCCCGGGGCGAGCGGCGGCTGAACCCCTTCGCGGCCCGGCTGGCCGTCGTCACCAGCGGCGCCCTGGCCTGGCGGCTGCTCACCCTGGTGTCGATCAACCGCCGCAACCCCGACGGCGGCGACCCGTTCTTCTACCACCACCAGGCCAACATGCTGGCCGACCGCATCGGCTACTCGGAGCCCTTCCGGTGGGTGGAGCAGGGCATCGCCGTCCCCTCGGCCATCCACCCGCCCCTGCTGTCGACCTGGCTGGCCGCCGGGTCGTTGCTGGGGGCCCGGACGTTCCTGGCCCACAAGCTGCTCACCACCCTGGTGGGGGTGGCCGTGGTGGTGGTGGCCGCCCTGGTGGCCCGGCGCCTGGCCGGGGACCGGGCCGCCCTGGTCACCGCGGTGCTGGTGGCCGCCTACCCCAACCTGTGGGTCATCGACGGGGCCCTGTGGCCCGAGGGGGTGTACGCCACCGGCATCGGGCTGGCCGTGCTGGCCGCCTACCGCTGGTGGGAGCACCCCGACCTGCGGCGGGCCGCGGTGCTGGGGGCGGTGGTGGGGGTGGCGGCCCTGGCCCGGGGCGAGGCCCTGTTCCTGTTCCCGCTTCTGGTGGCGCCGGTGGTGCTGCGGCGCCGGGGCCTGCCGTTGGGGGCCAAGGTGCGGGCCGGCCTGGCCGCCGGGGCCTGCGGGCTGCTGGTGCTGGTGCCGTGGTCGGCGCGCAACCTGGCCGCCTTCGACCAGCCCGTCCTGCTGTCCACCAACAGCGACGAGGTCCTCTACTACGCCAATTGCCCCGACAGCTACGGCCTCCCGGACCCCCACGCCCCGGCCGGCACCGAGGGGGCCCAGGTGGCCGGCCAGCTCGGCTACTGGTCGTTCAACTGCCAGCAGCGCGAGCGGGCCCGGGCCGGCCAGCCGGTCACGGACTCGGTGGCGGCCGACCGCTACCAGCGCTGCCTGGGCGACCGGGCCGGCGAGGTGCCGTACGGGGTGGTGCCCGGCGAGCCGCCCGGCAACGAGGCCGAGAAGGCCCGCTACTGGCGGTGCCTGGGCCTGAGCTACGCCACCGGCCACCTGGACCGCCTGCCGGCGGTGGTGGCGGCCCGCCTGGGCCGGGAGCTCGACGTGTACCACCTGGACGACGGCCTCAACGCCCTCAAGTTCGAGGGCCGGCCCGAGGGCGCGGCCCTGGCCGGACGGTGGGCCTGGTGGGCGCTGGCCCCGGCTGGGCTGGCGGGCTGGCTGGTGCTGCGCCGGCGGCGGGTGCTGGTGCTGCCCCTGGTGGCCCTGGGACTCATGGTCCTGGCCACCACCGTGTACGCCTACGGGGCCATCCGCTTCCGCACCCCGCTGGAGCTGGGCCTCCTGATCGGCGCCGGGGTCCTGGTCGACCACCTGCTCCGCCGCCGGGGCCGGCCCGAGTCGGCCGGCCCGGCGGAGTCGGTGGCGGACGAGGAGGGGGCCCGGTGA
- a CDS encoding peptidylprolyl isomerase, which produces MAKQPDMQIDTDTRYEVVLGTDKGDITMVLDPALAPVTVNNFVTQARAGFYTGLTFHRVVAGFVIQGGDPDGTGRGGPGYKFADEPVRADYVLGAVAMANAGPNTNGSQFFICIEDCTGKLDKLYNLFGFVTSGIEVAQAIAVGDRMNSVTVTEKAD; this is translated from the coding sequence ATGGCCAAGCAGCCCGACATGCAGATCGACACCGACACCCGCTACGAGGTGGTCCTCGGCACCGACAAGGGGGACATCACCATGGTGCTCGACCCCGCCCTCGCCCCGGTGACCGTCAACAACTTCGTGACCCAGGCCCGGGCCGGCTTCTACACCGGCCTGACCTTCCACCGGGTGGTGGCCGGCTTCGTCATCCAGGGCGGCGACCCGGACGGCACCGGCCGGGGCGGCCCCGGCTACAAGTTCGCCGACGAGCCGGTCCGAGCCGACTACGTCCTGGGCGCGGTGGCCATGGCCAACGCCGGCCCGAACACCAACGGCAGCCAGTTCTTCATCTGCATCGAGGACTGCACCGGCAAGCTCGACAAGCTCTACAACCTGTTCGGCTTCGTCACCAGCGGCATCGAGGTGGCCCAGGCCATCGCCGTCGGCGACCGCATGAACAGCGTCACCGTCACCGAGAAGGCCGACTGA
- a CDS encoding AMP-binding protein produces the protein MGEPTGVSLAAAHEAIAARVGDRDALVWRGRTWSWAEVADRTARLAAVLRAHDVGPVADPAPEPWASPHEHLALVLLNGNEYLEGMVGAARARAAAVNINWRYTAPEMVEVLDDASAAAVAYHGRYAEVVADAVARMAVPPRLLLRVDDGSGDPLLPGALDYEAALAAAQPAPPDPAWNGDDRYVLYTGGTTGRPKGVLWRQADFLTTCLGITATHDELVEAAGRERRLRALPAPPFMHGAAHWNALSAWMGGGTVVIQDVVERFDPGDVVDTCIREEATSLLVVGDAFARPLVAELRARPRPLRLRHLLTGGTTLSAPVKADLLDLVPGLQIVDVLGSSETGRQAITRSGGASPGTAPGARPAIRGSFRPEATTVVVSEDRSRVLPPDDRSLGWLAQGGRVPLGYLGDPEKTAATFPVIEGARYSVAGDRAHWTDDGRVELLGREAACINTGGEKVFAEEVERALAHHPGVADCLVVGRPHERFGQEIVAVAAVRPGAVVELDALRAVAADHLAPYKLPRALVTVDAVRRSPSGKPDYAWARDAAVAAAP, from the coding sequence GTGGGTGAGCCGACCGGTGTGTCCCTGGCCGCGGCCCACGAGGCCATCGCGGCCCGGGTCGGCGACCGCGACGCCCTGGTGTGGCGGGGCCGCACCTGGTCCTGGGCCGAGGTGGCCGACCGGACGGCCCGGTTGGCCGCCGTGCTCCGGGCCCACGACGTGGGGCCGGTGGCCGACCCCGCCCCCGAGCCCTGGGCCTCGCCCCACGAGCACCTGGCCCTGGTCCTGCTGAACGGCAACGAGTACCTGGAGGGCATGGTCGGCGCGGCCCGGGCCCGGGCCGCGGCGGTGAACATCAACTGGCGCTACACGGCGCCGGAGATGGTCGAGGTGCTCGACGACGCCTCGGCCGCGGCGGTGGCCTACCACGGGCGCTACGCCGAGGTGGTGGCCGACGCCGTGGCCCGCATGGCCGTGCCCCCCCGGCTGCTGCTGCGGGTCGACGACGGCAGCGGCGACCCGCTCCTGCCCGGGGCCCTGGACTACGAGGCGGCCCTGGCCGCGGCCCAGCCCGCCCCGCCCGACCCGGCGTGGAACGGGGACGACCGCTACGTGCTCTACACCGGCGGCACCACCGGGCGGCCCAAGGGGGTGCTGTGGCGCCAGGCCGACTTCCTGACCACCTGCCTGGGCATCACCGCCACCCACGACGAGCTGGTCGAGGCGGCCGGCCGCGAGCGGCGCCTCCGGGCCCTGCCCGCCCCGCCGTTCATGCACGGCGCCGCCCACTGGAACGCCCTCAGCGCCTGGATGGGCGGTGGCACCGTGGTGATCCAGGACGTGGTCGAGCGCTTCGACCCCGGCGACGTGGTCGACACGTGCATCCGGGAGGAGGCCACGTCGCTGCTGGTGGTGGGGGACGCCTTCGCCCGGCCGCTGGTGGCCGAGCTGCGGGCCCGGCCCCGCCCCCTGCGCCTGCGCCACCTCCTGACCGGCGGCACCACCCTGTCGGCCCCGGTCAAGGCCGACCTCCTGGACCTGGTCCCCGGCCTCCAGATCGTGGACGTCCTCGGCTCCTCGGAGACGGGCCGCCAGGCCATCACCCGCTCCGGCGGCGCCTCGCCGGGCACCGCCCCGGGGGCCCGGCCGGCCATCAGGGGCTCGTTCCGGCCCGAGGCCACCACCGTCGTGGTCAGCGAGGACCGCAGCCGCGTCCTGCCCCCCGACGATCGCTCGCTGGGGTGGCTGGCCCAGGGGGGCCGGGTGCCGCTGGGCTACCTGGGCGATCCCGAGAAGACGGCGGCCACCTTCCCGGTGATCGAGGGGGCCCGCTACTCGGTGGCCGGCGACCGGGCCCACTGGACCGACGACGGGCGGGTCGAGCTGCTGGGCCGGGAGGCGGCCTGCATCAACACCGGGGGCGAGAAGGTCTTCGCCGAGGAGGTGGAGCGGGCCCTGGCCCACCACCCCGGGGTGGCCGACTGCCTGGTGGTGGGCCGACCCCACGAGCGCTTCGGCCAGGAGATCGTGGCCGTGGCCGCCGTCCGCCCCGGCGCCGTGGTCGAGCTCGACGCGCTGCGGGCCGTGGCCGCCGACCACCTGGCCCCCTACAAGCTGCCTCGGGCCCTGGTGACCGTGGACGCGGTGCGCCGCAGCCCCAGCGGCAAGCCCGACTACGCCTGGGCCCGCGACGCCGCCGTGGCCGCCGCTCCCTGA